DNA from Streptomyces sp. NBC_01260:
CACGGGTGCTACGGCCTCACTCGTCACCCCGCACGCGGACGCCGGTCACCTTCGGCCGGGACGCTTCCGTCCACTCGAATTGGTGATTGCGGAAATCAGCAAGGCCGAATTAACGTAACGGCCACGATGTTTTCGGCTTCAGCCGAAAGCGACGACGCGCGTCCTCCATAGCGCGCCCGGTCATAGCCCCACGGCCGCAACAGCCGTGCGACATCGCCCGTTCCCTCTCATTTCATCGAGTGGACCACGCATCATCCCGGCACCCTCGTGTGTCCTGCCTGCGCCCGCGCAACGAACCGGCCGGTGCAGCCTCCGAGATCGGCAATGACATGACAGCTCGAAACATCCTTTTGTGGTCGCCGTCCGCCATCGTCTTCGACTGCGACGGAACCCTGATGGACACGGAACAGCACTGGCAGGAGGCCCGGAACATCACCTTCCGGCTGTTCGGCCTCAAACCGCCGACCGGGTTCGCCGACCGCGCCAAGGGCGTGCACTACAGCGAGTGCGGCGCGCTCATGGCCGAGGAGACCGGAAAGCCCAACCTCGGCGACGACCTGGCCGACACACTCCTCACCACCTTCACCGCACTGGTCGACCAGAACCCCGTGACCATGCCGGGCGCCGCCGCGCTGGTCCGGCTGACCGCTCGCCACCTCCCCCTCGCGGTAGCGAGCAACTGCCCTCGGGAGATGGTGGAATCGTGCCTCCACCGGGCCGGACTCCTCAGCTCCTTCAGCCATGTCGTGGTGGCCGGCGAAGACATCCGGCCGAAGCCCGAGCCCGACGTGTACAGAGTCGCCGCCCGCCTCTGCGGTGTACCGCCCGAGGAGGCTCTGGCCGTGGAGGACTCGTTCACCGGCATGGAATCGGCCCGCCGGGCGGGCCTGCGGGTCATCGGCATCGGGCCGCGCCCAGAGGCGCCGGAGGCGAAGCACGCCGATCTGTGGGTCCCGAGCCTTGCCGACCAAGAGCTGGTGAGGTGGGCCGGTAGCTGGATCGACGCGTAGACCTGCCATGGGCGGGCGCAATGTCAGCCGGATGTCAGATGGGGTTCCAGGCCGTGTACGGCCCCGGCGGCGGCAAAGGCATTTTGTATCCGGTCCCCGCGTTGCTGTGCGCGGCCGTCTCGGCGGTGCTGACCGGGGCCCGCTCCTTGATCGCGATCAGCGAGTGGATCACGGATGCCCCGCAGCATGTGCGGGGCATCCGTGGCTTCGCTGCCGATCCTCTTACCGGTCTGCGGCCGGTGCCGCACGCCGCAACCGCACGCCGCCTGCCGCAGCGTGTGGACGGCGATGCGCTGGACGCGGGGTGTCGGCTCACCCAACGGTCATCGCCCTGATGTCCTTCCACCCGGGCTCCACGACGGCTTCGGGTGATCTCCACCAAGCGTTCGGCGCGGTTTCACGGGGAACGGACCCAGGGGCCCTACGGTCAGGATCGCGATTCGCGGGAGTCCGTCCGGCTACCGGCCACTCCCCCTGACGAGGCGGACCGGGCCGCAGCGGGACGATGGGACGGTATGGAAGCAACGTTTTCGCTGATCCTGCTGGCACTGTTCTTGTGGGGCCTGTGTTCGCAGCGGGTGGCAAAGGCAGAGCTCACAGCGCCAGTCGTCTTCGTACTGCTCGGCCTGGTGATGCACGAGGGAATCGGTTCGGTGAACCTGACGCCCGCCCCGCAGACCGTCAAGGCACTGGCTGAGATCACGCTCACCTGGGTGCTCTTCACCGACGCAGCGCGCCTGTCAATCCCTTCGGTGCAGGCAGACCTGCGTCTGTACGCCCGTCTGCTGGCGGTCGGCCTGCCGCTGTGCATCGGCCTTGGGATGTTGACGGCCGACATCCTGCTCCCGGGCGTCTCCGGTTGGGCCGCACTCTACGTCGGCGCCGCGCTGGCGCCGACGGACGCGGCGCTGGGCGCCTCGATGATGTCGAATCCGGTGGTACCAGGGCGGATTCGCAGGGCGATCAACGTGGAGAGCGGCCTCAACGACGGCATCGCCACCCCCATCGTGGTGCTGTCCCTTGCCGGCATCGCCGCCGCGGAGGGCGGAGGCGGCCATGGAGGGGCGGGCGGCGCGCTGGTGGAACTGCTGATCGGCCTGGCGTACGGCGGCGCCCTGGGGCTGGTCGCGGGTCGACTGCTGAACTGGGCGCTGCACCGGGGCTGGGCGGCCGAGGACTTCGCCGGTGCGGCCGTGCTCGCGCTGGCCCTGCTCAGCTATACGTCGGCTATCGAGTTCGGCGGAAACGGATTCGTGGCCGCGTTCGTCAGCGGCCTGGCGTTCGGAGCGGCGTACAGGCAGGGGGCGCCGCAATGGCAGCTTGCCTTCGCCGAACAGTCCGCTTCCGTGCTGTCGCTGCTGGTGTGGCTCTTGTTCGGTGCTGTCGTGCTGCCCGAGGCCTTCCACCTTTTGTCCTGGCAGGTGTGGCTGTACGCGGTGGTGAGCCTGACAGTGGTCAGGATGGTGCCGGTGGCCCTGGCCCTGACGGGCAGCGGCCTGGATCGCTCCACCGTGCTGTTTGTCGGCTGGTTCGGTCCCCGAGGGCTGGCCTCGGTCATCTTCGCCCTGCTGGCAGTCGAGGAACTGGCCCCGCCCGTCGCTCGCGGGGTCGTGCCCGTCGTGGTCTGCACGGTGCTGCTCAGTGTCGTGGCGCACGGCGTCAGTTCCGCCCCTCTCGCGCAGCGCTACGGGCGGTGCTCGCAAGGAGAGAAGCATCAGGAACAGGGGTACGAGTTCGGGGACCTGCCCGTCAGAGGGCTGACGTCAAAAGGGGCCCTGCCGAAACAGGTCGGCGGCCCTGCCGCACCTGACGACAAGTAGTGGACAGAGTGCGTGATATCCGGGACTCACTGCGCATCGGGTGCCACCCCAGAACATTCCCCTCAACTCCTGCGATGCCCCTCTCTCGGGAGCGGGGGCGGGGGCGGGACCGCACCCGGACAGGGTGATTCCCGGACAGCGCCGGCCTGACGTCTCCCCGAATGGCTTCGGGATCCGGCGGGATCAAGACTGTGGCCGTACCCGGCACAGCCGCTGACCGGCGGGGCTACCGCGCCGGGGATGCCGAAGACGTCTGCCTGGGTGAATCTGATCCCACAGGCGCCGTGCCCACCGGCCGGCCGAGGAGATGGGGACGGGAACGATGGAGCAGCAGGCCTCGGAGCCCACCGAGACACGCGAACTCAGCCAAGTGCTGCGGGATTCGGGATATCGAAAGCTGCTGGTGCTGGCGACGCTGTTGGGGGTGCCTCTGTCGCTGCTGGCGTTCGGCTTCCTGACGTTGGAACACGCCGCACAGAACGGGTTGTGGGAGCACCTGCCGCACCAGCTGGGTTATGCCGACCCTCCCTGGTGGTGGCCGCTCCCGCTGCTGGCTGTCGCCGGGCCGGCGGTGGCCTGGGTGGTTACCCGTCTGCCGGGCAACGGGGGCCACATCCCCGCGCAGGGCATGGTGGCTGGACCGCCTGCTCCCTTGGCAGTGCCGGGGATCATCGTGGCCGGTCTGGCCAGCTTGGCGCTGGGCGCGGTCCTGGGCCCGGAGGCTCCGCTCACGGCGATGGGGGCCGGACTCGCGCTCATGACCGTCCGCTCCGCCCGGCGGGCTGATTCCCCGCAACTGGTCGCCGTGCTCGCTGCCACCGGTTCGGCAGCAGCGGTTGCCACTGTCTTCGGTAGCCCAATCGTCGCCGCCGTTCTGATCATCGAACTGGCCGGGCTCGGCGGACCCAGCCTCTTCGCGCTGATCCTGCCGTGCCTACTGGCCGCCGGCGTCGGCGCCCTGGTCTTCACAGGTTTCGGGGCCCTGACCGGCCTGGAAACGGGCGGACTGGCGCTGCCCTCGGTACCGCCGAGCGAGACGCCAGGGGTGGGGGACTTCCTGTGGGGGGTGCCCCTGGCCGCGGTGATCGCCTGCGTCGTGGTCGCCGCCATGACGTTCGGAAGCAAACTGGCCGACTGGGTCATGCGCCGTACGGCGATGCGGATTGTCCTCTGCGCAGTCGTGGTGGGAGTGCTGCTGGCCTCGTACGGGCTGGTGACGGGCCGCAGTCCGGGAGAGGCCGCTCTGTCGGGTCAGGCCACGCTGGCCGAGCTGGCCGCCGATCCGCACGCGTGGCCTGTTTCGGCGCTGATCTGGCTGTTCCTCTTCAAGGGACTGGCCTGGGCGGTCTCACTGGCGGCGCTGCGTGGCGGTGCGGTATTCCCGGCCCTGCTGCTGGGCTCGGCACTGGCCACAGCCTGTTCCGGCTTCCCAGGTTTCGGCGTGACGTCGGGGCTGGCAGTCGGGCTCGCCGCCGCAACCGCAGCGGTGATGCGGCTTCCCGTCACAGGGACGATTCTGGCGGTCCTGCTGCTGGGCACGGAGGCCCCTGGTCAAGTCGCGCTGATCATCGTCAGTTCCGTGGTGTCCTTCATCGTCGGAGAACTGGTGCGCTCCGGATGGAGTGCCGCGGCGTCAGAATCTGCGGAGCCGCCGACCCACCCGACCCCGGCAACCGCCTGAAGCCCTTCCGCTCGACGCGTCCCACGCCGGCTGGTTCGTGCTGGGTTTCGTCGTGTTCGCGGCGGTGGCCGGATGGCAGGTGTACGCGATCACTCGCTCGGCCCACTCGCGTCCGCGGGCGATCGAGGCCTTCGGCATCAACCGCACGTTCCCACACGCGGACTCGCGACGGGAGCCCTGAATCCGCAGTACCGCACATCTCGATCGAGCGTGCCGCAAGCCCTGCTTGGCGAGTGCTGCAGCGCCTCACTCTGCCTGGGCACTTACCCGGCCCGCCCTGACCGAGTCGAGCAATGCCTGGTGGTCGCGTTCGTTCTGGTCGGCGTAGCTCTCGGCGAACCGCGCCACAGCTTGGTCGAAGACATCGGCGCGACCGAGGTAGGCGGCGATGGCGATCCGGTCACCGGACCGGGCATGAGCCCTGGCGAGCGTCGCACCGCAAACCTCGCCGAATGCCTCCATCGTGCGCGGCCCCTGGCGCGAGGGGTCGGCGATGCCCTTCCAGTCACGCAGCTGCCGGACGTAGAAGTCCCGTTCCTGACCGTCGGGTGCATGGAGATGCTCCCAACCGAGAAAGATGTCACTGGCCGCTTGCATCAGCCGCTGTCCCGCGACGACCCGCTGCCCCTGGGTGGGGTATTCGCTCGCGCCGGCGTACGCGGCAAGTACCGACTCATCGGCCTCTTTGGCCTGCAGGAACAGCGGATCCTCGCCGTCCCGACCGAGCAGCAGGATGATCCAGCAGCGTGTGCCGACACTCCCGACACCGACCACTTTGCGTGCCATGTCGACCATGGTGAACTGCCGCAGCAAATGCTCCCGGTCGGCAGAAAGGCTTCTCCCGTACCGGTCCACCAGATCGCGGAACATGTCCTCCATCTGGGTTCGTTCGAGATCAGGCAGCAGGTCGGCGGCCCGCTCGACGGTGGGTGGTGAGGAGGCGATCCGCCGTTTCCCGTCGACGACCTCGGTCAGCTTCTCGAACGCCTGGAGGTTGTCGCGTGTGCGCGCCTTGGCCATGGCGGCGGACACCCGCTTGCTTTCCCGCCGCGGCAGGCGGTCGGATGCCAGGGCCCGCAGTTGTTCAAAATCGACCTTCGCGTACCACACGTCGAGGTTGTGCATGCCGGCGAGGCCGCGCATCCGCTCACGGTAGGACCGCACGGCGGACCGGACGATCGTTGTGCGCTCGGCGTCGGTGAAGCCGTTCTCCCGTCCGGCGATGGCCAGGCTGGTGGCCAGCCGCTTGAGGTCCCACTCCCAAGGTCCGGGCAGGGTTTCGTCGAAGTCGTTGATGTCGAAGAGCAGGCTGCGTTCGGGTGATGCCAGCAGCCGGAAGTTGAGCATGTGCGCGTCGCCGCACAGTTGGACCCGCAGGCCCGCATCCGGAGTGGTGGCCAGGTCACCGGCCATGATCGCGGCGGCACCGCGGTAGAAGCGGAACGGAGACTCTGACATCCGTCCGTAGCGGATCGGAACCAGTTCCTTGAGCCGGGTGGCCGACTGCTTCTCGATGGTGTCCACCGGGTTTGCTCGCAGCTCGGACGGCGCGTAGTCACCGTGGCTGGAGCGTGGTGTGCGGGTCCGCGCCGCCTTGCCGCGGGCGGCGCGTTCTTGTGGGGACAGTTGCTGCTCCGGTGTGCTCGCTGTACGCCCGGTCATGGCACAACCTCCTCACAAGCCGCCCGGGCCCTGCCCGGCGGCATACCATCGATCATCACAGCCGCCGGAACCGTACGCATCTCACGCACGGGGTGACTCCTGGCGCTGGTGGCTCGGGCATCCGCCTGGTGCGCGCCCCCGCTCAGCGGCGATTCACCGGAGGGGGGCCCGTGCATGGCACAGCCGGCGGTCCGCCTCGTTCCGGCCCGTGTGAAGAAATTCGCGGAATGGTGAGCCGGCAGGACGACGGCAGCGACGGCAAGGATCAGCGCACCCCATCACAGGGACGGACGGCTTCTGCCTGGCACCGTTCCAGATCTTCGACCTGCAGCCGCTGTTCCTCCAGTTCACGCTCCGCGTCGCAATGGGCGCAGATCGGGGCTGTCGGTTTCACCGGCCATGCTGCGCTTCACTGCGTGGCTGGAAGCCGCCGAACGAATCCGTCCGCTTCCAGCGGGGCGCCGTTCGTTCTGCCCAGATCGGCTGACCCAAACGAGTGAAGCAGGGGAGGGCACAGGCCTTGGTTCGGCCGGGTCATCTGCCGGTCGATGACTGTTCCGGGCGGGCCGCATAAGCAGCGGCGGCAGGAGCAGGGCCGGGGTCACAGTCGAACCCGATCCCCATGCGGTTCATGAAGGCTGCCTCCCTGCTCGCGAGAACCCAGCGAAGTCCGCGCGCGTCCTCGTAGAGCGTGGACGCGCGGTCCCCGACGGAGTCGTCATGCTCGTGTCCTGTCATGCCTGACCAACGATCGGCCGCAGCCGGCCGAACTGCGCCAGATGGACGAACCGCGGACACCGTCGTGGGTACCGAGCCGGCCAGCTAGTCCAGGCCAGCCAATCATGCCTCTGACCTGCACATATGACCAAGCATTAGGCCTTCGGCCTGAACCTGGTGCGCATCGTTGGAGCACTCCCGGATCCAACGGCCGTCTCGCAATCCCGGGCGGGTGGCAGTGCTTGCTCGGGAGCGTCCCTGGTGGCAGTGTCCGTTCCCGTGCTGGTCGTGGCAGCCCAGGCCGATTCGGGTTACCGGGGCTGTGAGTCCTGCGGAGCGGAGGAGTGACATCGACATGCCGGATCCGGTCTCCAGGCCGACGGCTGCCACGTCGGCTGATGTGGCGCGAGCTCGGGCCGAGATTGCGCTGAGCCTGCCGGCTCCGCTGGTCGCGCTGTGGAACGTGACGGACGGCCTGCTGACTGATGCCGGTGTGAGCGTCTACTCGGCCGGGTGCATCGGCGAGCGCAACACCACCTACGAAGTCGCGCAGTACGCACCGGGTTTCGTCCTCATCGGCGACAACAGTGGGGGCCGCGGTTTTCTCCTGCGCGCAGACGATCCGGGCTCCGCCGTGCTCTCCTCGGACCTGGGCGATCTGGGTCCTGAAAGCTTCGAAGTCGAGTCCGAGGACTTCGCGTCCTGGATCGAATCACTCTGACCCTCACGCCGACACCTCGGTTGACCCACAGGCCGAGGTGGCAACATCCGTGGCTGTTGGACGCGCCACCATCCCGCGGGTGCTGGACCGCAAGGTCTCGGCGGCAGAAGTCGCAGCGGTCCACGCCGATGCCCCCTCCCCCGCACAGGTCCACGCGCGGGTGAAGCTCAACGAACTCATC
Protein-coding regions in this window:
- a CDS encoding HAD family hydrolase; amino-acid sequence: MTARNILLWSPSAIVFDCDGTLMDTEQHWQEARNITFRLFGLKPPTGFADRAKGVHYSECGALMAEETGKPNLGDDLADTLLTTFTALVDQNPVTMPGAAALVRLTARHLPLAVASNCPREMVESCLHRAGLLSSFSHVVVAGEDIRPKPEPDVYRVAARLCGVPPEEALAVEDSFTGMESARRAGLRVIGIGPRPEAPEAKHADLWVPSLADQELVRWAGSWIDA
- a CDS encoding SMI1/KNR4 family protein — translated: MPDPVSRPTAATSADVARARAEIALSLPAPLVALWNVTDGLLTDAGVSVYSAGCIGERNTTYEVAQYAPGFVLIGDNSGGRGFLLRADDPGSAVLSSDLGDLGPESFEVESEDFASWIESL
- a CDS encoding chloride channel protein, whose amino-acid sequence is MEQQASEPTETRELSQVLRDSGYRKLLVLATLLGVPLSLLAFGFLTLEHAAQNGLWEHLPHQLGYADPPWWWPLPLLAVAGPAVAWVVTRLPGNGGHIPAQGMVAGPPAPLAVPGIIVAGLASLALGAVLGPEAPLTAMGAGLALMTVRSARRADSPQLVAVLAATGSAAAVATVFGSPIVAAVLIIELAGLGGPSLFALILPCLLAAGVGALVFTGFGALTGLETGGLALPSVPPSETPGVGDFLWGVPLAAVIACVVVAAMTFGSKLADWVMRRTAMRIVLCAVVVGVLLASYGLVTGRSPGEAALSGQATLAELAADPHAWPVSALIWLFLFKGLAWAVSLAALRGGAVFPALLLGSALATACSGFPGFGVTSGLAVGLAAATAAVMRLPVTGTILAVLLLGTEAPGQVALIIVSSVVSFIVGELVRSGWSAAASESAEPPTHPTPATA
- a CDS encoding cation:proton antiporter, whose amino-acid sequence is MEATFSLILLALFLWGLCSQRVAKAELTAPVVFVLLGLVMHEGIGSVNLTPAPQTVKALAEITLTWVLFTDAARLSIPSVQADLRLYARLLAVGLPLCIGLGMLTADILLPGVSGWAALYVGAALAPTDAALGASMMSNPVVPGRIRRAINVESGLNDGIATPIVVLSLAGIAAAEGGGGHGGAGGALVELLIGLAYGGALGLVAGRLLNWALHRGWAAEDFAGAAVLALALLSYTSAIEFGGNGFVAAFVSGLAFGAAYRQGAPQWQLAFAEQSASVLSLLVWLLFGAVVLPEAFHLLSWQVWLYAVVSLTVVRMVPVALALTGSGLDRSTVLFVGWFGPRGLASVIFALLAVEELAPPVARGVVPVVVCTVLLSVVAHGVSSAPLAQRYGRCSQGEKHQEQGYEFGDLPVRGLTSKGALPKQVGGPAAPDDK
- a CDS encoding transposase family protein, which codes for MGFQAVYGPGGGKGILYPVPALLCAAVSAVLTGARSLIAISEWITDAPQHVRGIRGFAADPLTGLRPVPHAATARRLPQRVDGDALDAGCRLTQRSSP
- a CDS encoding DUF2252 domain-containing protein — protein: MTGRTASTPEQQLSPQERAARGKAARTRTPRSSHGDYAPSELRANPVDTIEKQSATRLKELVPIRYGRMSESPFRFYRGAAAIMAGDLATTPDAGLRVQLCGDAHMLNFRLLASPERSLLFDINDFDETLPGPWEWDLKRLATSLAIAGRENGFTDAERTTIVRSAVRSYRERMRGLAGMHNLDVWYAKVDFEQLRALASDRLPRRESKRVSAAMAKARTRDNLQAFEKLTEVVDGKRRIASSPPTVERAADLLPDLERTQMEDMFRDLVDRYGRSLSADREHLLRQFTMVDMARKVVGVGSVGTRCWIILLLGRDGEDPLFLQAKEADESVLAAYAGASEYPTQGQRVVAGQRLMQAASDIFLGWEHLHAPDGQERDFYVRQLRDWKGIADPSRQGPRTMEAFGEVCGATLARAHARSGDRIAIAAYLGRADVFDQAVARFAESYADQNERDHQALLDSVRAGRVSAQAE